The following proteins are encoded in a genomic region of Takifugu flavidus isolate HTHZ2018 chromosome 3, ASM371156v2, whole genome shotgun sequence:
- the ical1 gene encoding islet cell autoantigen 1-like isoform X2, with the protein MDGFGGDMLSGSRALLGEDSSVMARMQKKFWKTKQVLIKATGKKEDEYVVASDADLDAKLEFFRSVQLTCTDLLKVIEKYQQRIIRLSQEENELGLFLRFQAEHDRSKAGDMMDATSKALCTSAKQRMALCTPLHRLHQEVETFRRRAIADTFLTVSRMEKARTEYRGALLWMKDVSQELDPDTYKQLEKFRKVQAQVRGTKGQFEKLKNDVCQKVDMLGASRCNMLSHSLCNYQTTLLHYWEKTANTMSGIQTTFQGHVQYQFTTLKDLRDPLEEIADLTKQEKTKENSASNTDSLVSLDDDKHADAEPASNRDGQNDTRGPSLSTGTMLQMEEDVERGEMAFLKDLLSPGVGANDGFSREWQDAFGVFEPSNTPQSTTESLNSGATANPPSSSPTGFLPSQLLDHSLSSSGWSTPPMFQALPLQPPSGQNPSAELASGSTANAPPGGSKDMSAWFNLFADLDPLSNPDAIGRSADELLNA; encoded by the exons ATGGACGG TTTTGGGGGGGACATGCTGAGTGGCAGCCGGGCCCTGCTTGGTGAGGACAGCTCAGTCATGGCTCGGATGCAGAAGAAATTCTGGAAGACCAAGCAGGTCCTCATCAAAGCCACGGGCAAGAAGGAGGATGAGTACGTGGTGGCCTCTGACGCTGACCTGGACGCGAAGCTGGAG TTTTTTCGCTCAGTTCAGTTGACTTGCACAGACCTGCTGAAGGTGATCGAGAAGTACCAGCAGAGGATCATAC gCCTGTCACAGGAGGAGAATGAGCTCGGCCTCTTCCTGCGCTTCCAGGCGGAACACGATCGCTCAAAGGCCGGTGACATGATGGACGCCACCAGCAAGGCCCTGTGCACCTCAGCCAAGCAGAG GATGGCTCTCTGTACGCCACTGCACCGCTTGCACCAGGAAGTGGAGACATTCCGAAGGCGGGCCATAGCTGACACTTTTCTGACGGTCAGCCGGATGGAGAAGGCTCGCACCGAGTATCGAGGAGCTCTGCTCTGGATGAAGGACGTATCCCAAGAACTGGACCCAGATACctacaaacagctggaaaagttCCGCAAG GTCCAAGCTCAAGTCAGAGGGACGAAGGGCCAGTTTGAGAAGCTCAAAAACGACGTGTGTCAGAAGGTCGACATGTTGGGTGCGAGTCGCTGCAACATGCTGTCGCACTCGCTCTGTAACTATCAG ACTACTCTACTGCACTATTGGGAGAAGACAGCTAACACCATGTCAGGGATCCAGACAACGTTCCAGGGACACGTCCAGTATCAGTTCACCACACTAAAA GACCTGCGAGATCCGTTGGAGGAAATAGCAGACTtaacaaaacaagagaaaacgAAGGAGAACTCTGCGAGCAACACAGACAG CCTGGTGTCCTTGGATGATGACAAACATGCTGACGCAG AGCCAGCCAGCAACAGGGATGGACAGAATGACACCCGTG GACCTTCCTTAAGTACTGGAACAatgctgcagatggaggaggatgttGAACGAGGTGAAATGGCCTTTCTCAAGGACCTCCTCAGCCCAGGCGTGGGGGCCAATGATGGGTTCAGCAGAGAGTGGCAGGATGCTTTTGGAGTTTTTGAACCTTCCAACACTCCTCAGTCGACTACTGAATCATTAAATAGTGGGGCTACAGCAAATCCTCCTTCTTCCAGCCCCACAGGCTTCCTGCCATCCCAGCTGCTAGACCACAGTCTCAGTTCTTCAG GCTGGTCCACTCCACCAATGTTTCAGGCTCTGCCCCTGCAGCCTCCTTCTGGTCAAAACCCATCGGCTGAGCTGGCTTCAGGTTCAACAGCTAATG ctcctccaggtggatCTAAAGACATGTCTGCCTGGTTCAACCTGTTTGCTGATTTGGATCCTCTCTCCAATCCTGACGCTATAGGACGCTCTGCAGATGAGCTGCTAAATGcctaa
- the ical1 gene encoding islet cell autoantigen 1-like isoform X1, with protein sequence MDGFGGDMLSGSRALLGEDSSVMARMQKKFWKTKQVLIKATGKKEDEYVVASDADLDAKLEFFRSVQLTCTDLLKVIEKYQQRIIRLSQEENELGLFLRFQAEHDRSKAGDMMDATSKALCTSAKQRMALCTPLHRLHQEVETFRRRAIADTFLTVSRMEKARTEYRGALLWMKDVSQELDPDTYKQLEKFRKVQAQVRGTKGQFEKLKNDVCQKVDMLGASRCNMLSHSLCNYQTTLLHYWEKTANTMSGIQTTFQGHVQYQFTTLKDLRDPLEEIADLTKQEKTKENSASNTDSLVSLDDDKHADAEPASNRDGQNDTRAHESIAAPPAAMGSNDDLMLMDCDVPQFPQPVNAPLLPQLPLPPPAGDPTESRGFESLPSSLPPLPGPSLSTGTMLQMEEDVERGEMAFLKDLLSPGVGANDGFSREWQDAFGVFEPSNTPQSTTESLNSGATANPPSSSPTGFLPSQLLDHSLSSSGWSTPPMFQALPLQPPSGQNPSAELASGSTANAPPGGSKDMSAWFNLFADLDPLSNPDAIGRSADELLNA encoded by the exons ATGGACGG TTTTGGGGGGGACATGCTGAGTGGCAGCCGGGCCCTGCTTGGTGAGGACAGCTCAGTCATGGCTCGGATGCAGAAGAAATTCTGGAAGACCAAGCAGGTCCTCATCAAAGCCACGGGCAAGAAGGAGGATGAGTACGTGGTGGCCTCTGACGCTGACCTGGACGCGAAGCTGGAG TTTTTTCGCTCAGTTCAGTTGACTTGCACAGACCTGCTGAAGGTGATCGAGAAGTACCAGCAGAGGATCATAC gCCTGTCACAGGAGGAGAATGAGCTCGGCCTCTTCCTGCGCTTCCAGGCGGAACACGATCGCTCAAAGGCCGGTGACATGATGGACGCCACCAGCAAGGCCCTGTGCACCTCAGCCAAGCAGAG GATGGCTCTCTGTACGCCACTGCACCGCTTGCACCAGGAAGTGGAGACATTCCGAAGGCGGGCCATAGCTGACACTTTTCTGACGGTCAGCCGGATGGAGAAGGCTCGCACCGAGTATCGAGGAGCTCTGCTCTGGATGAAGGACGTATCCCAAGAACTGGACCCAGATACctacaaacagctggaaaagttCCGCAAG GTCCAAGCTCAAGTCAGAGGGACGAAGGGCCAGTTTGAGAAGCTCAAAAACGACGTGTGTCAGAAGGTCGACATGTTGGGTGCGAGTCGCTGCAACATGCTGTCGCACTCGCTCTGTAACTATCAG ACTACTCTACTGCACTATTGGGAGAAGACAGCTAACACCATGTCAGGGATCCAGACAACGTTCCAGGGACACGTCCAGTATCAGTTCACCACACTAAAA GACCTGCGAGATCCGTTGGAGGAAATAGCAGACTtaacaaaacaagagaaaacgAAGGAGAACTCTGCGAGCAACACAGACAG CCTGGTGTCCTTGGATGATGACAAACATGCTGACGCAG AGCCAGCCAGCAACAGGGATGGACAGAATGACACCCGTG CCCATGAAAGCATTgccgctcctccagcagcaaTGGGCAGCAACGATGACCTAATGCTCATGGACTGTGACGTACCACAGTTCCCACAGCCAGTGAACGCCCCCCTGCTGCCCCAGctcccacttcctcctcctgctggtgaCCCCACAGAGTCCCGGGGCTTCGAAAGCCTCCCGTCCAGCCTTCCACCACTGCCTG GACCTTCCTTAAGTACTGGAACAatgctgcagatggaggaggatgttGAACGAGGTGAAATGGCCTTTCTCAAGGACCTCCTCAGCCCAGGCGTGGGGGCCAATGATGGGTTCAGCAGAGAGTGGCAGGATGCTTTTGGAGTTTTTGAACCTTCCAACACTCCTCAGTCGACTACTGAATCATTAAATAGTGGGGCTACAGCAAATCCTCCTTCTTCCAGCCCCACAGGCTTCCTGCCATCCCAGCTGCTAGACCACAGTCTCAGTTCTTCAG GCTGGTCCACTCCACCAATGTTTCAGGCTCTGCCCCTGCAGCCTCCTTCTGGTCAAAACCCATCGGCTGAGCTGGCTTCAGGTTCAACAGCTAATG ctcctccaggtggatCTAAAGACATGTCTGCCTGGTTCAACCTGTTTGCTGATTTGGATCCTCTCTCCAATCCTGACGCTATAGGACGCTCTGCAGATGAGCTGCTAAATGcctaa